The following nucleotide sequence is from Amia ocellicauda isolate fAmiCal2 chromosome 14, fAmiCal2.hap1, whole genome shotgun sequence.
ATCTGGTCATTTTATTGCAAAGATTGTGCACCGTTCACAGACTGCAGAGACCAAACAGGACAAAGGGTAGTGTGTAGTGCAGTAAATATGGTACTGTAGTAACTGATCATATAAAATGTACCACAGATATGCCACAACAGTGAACACTGCCAGTTTGGTGTCTTTTAATGTACCAGCATATAGTGCAGTTGCACTCCACTGTGGGTACATAAGAATCAGTAGTGGGTAATCAGGACCATTGTGACCATTATATTTCACAAGCTgccaacataaaaaaaaaacagaaacaaaaccaagAAGCATAGCTGCCAAATAACAAGGGTGCAGTATTTGTGTAGACTATACGCCTTGTAAATAACTGCTGGATTAACGCCATTAAAAATAACTATTCACAGGCAAACATGCAGGGTGTTTATGAAGTCCATGTGAAACTAACCACAGACAAACACATTAAAGGATCAAACTGAACACCAAGAAGAAAACTGGAAATGGTCTATTGAAAACATTTCAGcaagtttaaacattttttattcgATTCTTCATTGCGTCAATCTAATGTTATTAAagtacaacactgcacacagacaTTAGATAAACCCTGTATGAATGTTTTCCTGACATCTTAGGTGAAATGATCGGctattttctttacatttagATGTGAACATTTCCAAAAATAGTTTAGTTTCCAAACCATTTAACCCCTTAGCACGTTGCAGTCTCTGTGCTATATTGTCATTATCAGATCTTGTATTTGTGGTGATTTGTTGGCTTATTGGGGATTGTAAATTTAAGTTCTGTTCTTGGCATTCATCATGAAATACCCCAAATCCACAGCCTCATTTCAGCATCATTCTATGAGTGTTCTCATGTCTTCTCAGGTTTTGTACATAACTGAAGGTCTTCCCACACTGAGTACAGTAgaatggtttctctcctgtgtgaatacTTTGGTGTATGTTGAGGCGCGATGCATCCATGAACCTCTTCCCACAATGGGCACAGCAGAACAGTTTCTCAGCTGTGTGAATACGCTGGTGAGCATTAAGGATGCGTGATTGtgtgaagctcttcccacactgagcGCAGCAgaatggtctctctcctgtgtgaatacGCTGGTGTCCCCTGAGATATGCTGCCCgagagaaactcttcccacactgagcacagctgtacggtctctctcctgtgtgagtgcgctggtgGGCTTTTAGACTACTTGATTGACTGAATCTCTTCCCACACTGAGCGCAGCAgaatggtctctctcctgtgtgaatgcgctggtgtccCTTGAGATGTACTGCCTGTGAGAAgcacttcccacactgggcacagcagaATGGTTTTTCTCCCGTGTGAATCCGATAGTGTGTGTTGAGGTGTGCTGCATCAATAAAGCTCTTTCCACACTGGGTGCAGCAatatggtctctctcctgtaaGAGTCTGCGTTTTGGGCGGTGTATGAATGGACTCCAGTGTATCGTCCTCTGTTTTGATGTGATCAGACACCAGACTGGGCACACTCTGTGTTCTGGCAGAGCCTGGCTCAGCACCAGCTGTAATGGGTCCACAGTCAGATACCAGAGACTGGATCCTGGATAGATCCGCAGTGTGGGGGGAGTCCAGGTCAGGGTCGCTCTTTATGAGCTTCGTCTCTGCTGTATCAGACTCCAGTGCCCCAAGTCCCTGTGTTGACCCCTCAGTGTGTGGCTCTGCCATGTGTCCAGACTCCAGTCCCCtgagctcctcctcactctgTCTGCTCCTGTGCTGCTCAGTCAGGCCCTGGTTGTCTTCAGTATctgtgggctctgtgtcctgcctcagactggagctCCACTCCTGCTtccagtgctgctgctcaatgggagccctttccccagagtcagggagagcgcTGGCCTCTAGAGCTCCTGGAGGAGAGACGACACAGGAGAacagcactgaaaacagcagctctgaaaacTCACACAGTTAATGCAATTACTACATACAGTGTTTCCCCTACCATTATACTGTGGCCTGCACCACCAAGCTCACGGGCCACCCCCTtgaatgacaaaaaaataaaactcaaaaacaaaagcacatatACTCTGCCCTCTACTATTGTTTGCTATGAACCCCCGTCAACAATGCACTAACATGCGCCCTAGCGTCAATGGTCCACTTACCACTAAAACCATGCCGTCAACAATTTGCCAACTGACCACCTTGCCTGTGCACATTTCAGGGGGAAACACTGATATAGGAAGGgagttctgacaatgggagatgttccactaatgAAAGAAAacgggaaactgctagtaggaaagtccagAAATGTTTTTTCCTCATTGCCAGgaatataaggaacaagatgttagaccaagaagacacagtgctggcatgtgactatgatgttgtaggagtgacagaaacatggcttacaggaaatgatggggatgaatacaagttgaaaggatacacacagtttagaagagacaggcaaaatcgaagaggtggtggggtagcattatatgtcagaaacgacattgaggcagaagaactcaaattagatcctcgtaatgaaacagaatcattgtgggttaaacttttgaataaaagatctggaggattagtggtaggagtgtgttgtaacactgcatgtagcaaagatgtggctgttataatgggggatttcaatttacCAAACACACTGGGAatgcccagttgggactacagaatcagaaatagaaatagttgagatggtaaatgactattttttttaactcaatttgcgagtaaaaataatgttgtgcgagtgtacaatttttgaactctataaggaaAGACTACATTGAAATGATTATGATAATTAACGATTCTATACTAATCATTATTACAGTagcaaatgtgggaaatgtagttcggctGTGGATTGTCTCAATTAACCGAAGGCGGAGGCTGCAGCTACACCTGTGGAAAGTataggagcactttacattgaatttacattGAAGATAGTTTGCGACAACATGTGCAAAGCTGAACTCGCATGGCGTGAGCATGGCAATGATGCATGAGCACCTTATGAGAGACACACTGGGGCCAAAATGACAGGACTGAAGATGCCCAGGATGGCAAAGGCTGTTGCCTCTAACACGTCATTTGTAGTCTGTCATCCGAAAAGTTGTCTGTCAGTACGGCACATTGGATCCGTTAAAACCGCACAAAATACTCAGCTTTTCAGTTTCTTGAACTCGTGTGCGTCTCGTAAGCTACAC
It contains:
- the LOC136767799 gene encoding uncharacterized protein LOC136767799 isoform X2 produces the protein MTSVCRNPSTSVCSSSAQIRGGVCASVQTEGNSNSEQLRAAVTPLQPTLFNILTYICFCLRWTKMSVSAALSGRLSSALAELMRAALCEIWKAVEETVSESRVEITRRQRENEALRRRLQELMVAGEAAVCHWSSGADGPPVQSRGAGRREGEARAAGAGALEASALPDSGERAPIEQQHWKQEWSSSLRQDTEPTDTEDNQGLTEQHRSRQSEEELRGLESGHMAEPHTEGSTQGLGALESDTAETKLIKSDPDLDSPHTADLSRIQSLVSDCGPITAGAEPGSARTQSVPSLVSDHIKTEDDTLESIHTPPKTQTLTGERPYCCTQCGKSFIDAAHLNTHYRIHTGEKPFCCAQCGKCFSQAVHLKGHQRIHTGERPFCCAQCGKRFSQSSSLKAHQRTHTGERPYSCAQCGKSFSRAAYLRGHQRIHTGERPFCCAQCGKSFTQSRILNAHQRIHTAEKLFCCAHCGKRFMDASRLNIHQSIHTGEKPFYCTQCGKTFSYVQNLRRHENTHRMMLK